The DNA window CCGAGGCCCGGCGCCGGACCGGTCGGCTGCTGGGCCGGGGCGTCGCCCTGTTCGTCCTGGCCCCCATCCCGCTGATCGCCGCGGCCAACCTGACCGACGACAACGCCGGGGCGGGGCTCGGCGAGGCGATCTCGGACGGGCTGAGCAACGGCGGGACGGGCTCGGGACCCGGCGGGCAGTGGGCGGTGCTCATCGGCCTCGCCCTGACCCTCGTCCTCGTCGCCACGGGCGTCCTCACCCTCATGCGGCGCCATCAGGCCTTCGCGGGCCTGGAGCACCTGACCGACGGGAAGTTCACGCGCAACCCGATCGTCTCCGCCTGGGCGGCCCGCCTGCGCGTGGAGAACGAGGGGCCCCGCTCGCGGGCGCTCATGGCCGCCGTCGGGCTGTGGATCCTCTCGGCGATCCCGACCGTGGCCGGGGGCATCCTCAGCGACCAGCCCGGCCGCTCCCACTACCCGATCTTCGGCGTCTCCCTCACGCTCGCGCTCGTCGCGGCGGGCCTGCTCATCCTCCTGCCGACCACCTGGGCCTCCTCCACCCACGAGACCCTCACCGAGGAGGGCCACTGGACCGGAGGTCCGGGGCAGTGGGACCGGTGGGGCCGGAAGGACGCGGACAACCCACTCATCGGCGCCATCGCCTCCATCTACTGGCCCCTGACCCTCGTGATCTTCCTGGCCTGGGGGTTCCTCGGCAACGGGTGGGCCATCTGCTGGATCGTGTGGCCGATCAGCGGGATCCTTTTCGGCGCCATCGCCTCCTTCATCTCCGTCCTGTCCCGCGGCCGGACCCGGCACTGAGCCGAGCCGGCGCGCGGGCCCGGTCCGGGCACCGGTCCGGGCACCGGGCCGGGCCCGCGCCCGGCGCTGAACGGCGGCGCGCCGCGAGCCCCGGCGGCGGGACGGCATAGCGAAGGCCCGGATCCTTGTGGGATCCGGGCCTTACGCCGTGGCTCCGACCGGCGTCGATCCGGTGACCTTTCGATTTTCAGTCGAACGCTCTACCAACTGAGCTACAGAGCCTTGGGGCGGTATCAGCCCGATCATGATAGACCGGGCCGATACCGCTTCCGCGACCTCGACGGGACTTGAACCCGCGACCTCCGCCGTGACAGGGCGGCGCGCTAACCAACTGCGCCACGAGGCCTCGTTCGGCACGAAGCCGGACTCCTGGACGAGTCATCTTCCACTCGCACGAGTCCGTACCCCCAACGGGATTCGAACCCGTGCTACCGCCGTGAAAGGGCGGGGTCCTGGGCCGCTAGACGATGGGGGCCCACTGCCCTTGGCGTCGTCGCGCCTCGAACCGGATAGAACGGTATGGGGCCTCCCCACCCCGACGCAAATCCTCAGACCGTGACACTCATCACCGGCGGCATCCCCGGTCCGCCCCGCCCGCGACCTCGTCCTGCCCCGTGTCGCCTTGGCTTCGCCGCCGTCGGCCGTGTCCATCTCTAGTTTGCGAGAAACTACTAGGACGGAGGCAAGAGGGTGCACAGATGCAACAAGACGGTAACAATGGAGGCATGACCCAATACTTCCCTGAGCCGCAGTCTCAAAGACCGCTCGTGGAGAACCCCGAGAACTTCAGCGATCCGCCGGTTCAGATGAGTGAGGTCACCGTTCGCTACTCTGACGGCACCTCTGTGTGGACGCCCCTGAACAACGCCTCCGTGATGATCGGCCCAGACCGGGTGACCGCCCTGCTCATGCCCACCACGACCGACGCCGTCGTCGTGGCGCAGGCGATGATGGGAATGATCCCCCTCGTATCCGGGGAGGTGCGGATCCTCGGTCGCAACGTGTCCACTATGGGGATCAAACGACTCGCGCGACTTCACAGTCAGGACGTCGCCACGATCATGCCCGAGTCCGAACTCGCCCCGACGTTCACGGTCGAGGCGAACATTCAGGCCCACTTCCGCATGACCGGGCGGGCGGTCGATCCCGGCTGGCTCACCCGGGTGCTGGAGATGGCGGGCATTGCGGAGCACCGCGGCACCAAGTACGGGCTCCTCGACCCGTGCACCCAGCGCCTGGTCGACTGCGCCGTCGCCCTCCTCCAGGGACCCAGGGTCGCGATCGCCGCCGAGCCGACGGCGGACCTGACGGGCCGCTCGGCGCAGAGGGTCCTGGACTTCCTGCTGTCCTGGGTCGACGAGTTCGGCGTCACCGAGATCTTCACCACCGGCGAGCCGACCATCGCCGCATGGGCCGACTCGGCCCTCATCATCGCCGACGGCGCGGTGCTCGGCGAGCAGCGCTCCCCCACCGAGGAGCGCCTGCACGAGGTCGTGGCCGGCCTCTCGGCGCCGACGGCGGTTGGCCGGGACTCCACCGCCCCCGCCGGCATCCCCCGGGTGCGGCCGCAGGGGCGCCACGCCTACGACGCCCGCGAGGAGACGCCCGCCCCGCAGATCGGCCAGGTCAGGTACCTCCACCAGGCGTCCTCGTCGGCGGGCCCTTCCCGACGATCGCGATCGGCCCGCACGGGGCCGACGAGATCGGCGGGCTCGGCAGGTCCCGTGGGCCCGACAAGGTCCGCAGGCCCGGTGGGCCCGGCAGGCCCGGTGGGCCCGATGGAATCCGCAAGGTCCGCGGGCTCGGGGCCGGCGGCATTCACGGGGCCCACGGGGATCGCCTCCGCCTTCCCCGCGCCGGCGGCGGCCTCCCCTCCGGCGGTGACGACCTCCTCCATCCCGGTGATCTCCCCCATCCCACCGCCGTCCGCCCTGCCCGAGGAGCCGTCCGAATGGGGCGGCGGCGCCTCACCCGTGGACCTGTCCGCGTGGGGCGGCCCGTTCTCGTCGGAGGAGTCGACGACGGCGGTCCCCACCCAGGTCGGGCCCTCGGCGCCCTCGGCGCGGTCGGCCTCCGCCTCCACGAGTCCCTACGGCCTCACCGTCCCGGCGGGACCGGCTGGCCCGGCCGGACCCCCCTCAGCGCCCTCAGCGAGATCCGCCTCCGCCTCCACGAGTCCCTACGGCCTCACCGTCCCGGCGGGACCGGCTGGCCCGGCCGGACCCCCCTCAGCGCCCTCAGCGAGATCCGCCTCCGCCTCCACGAGTCCCTACGGCCTCACCGTCCCGGCGGGACCGGCTGGCCCGGCCGGACCCCCCTCAGCGCCCTCAGCGAGATCCGCCTCCACGAGTCCCTACGGCCTCACCGTCCCGATGGGACCGCCCACCCAGGTCGGGCCCTCGGCGCCCTCGGCGAGATCCGCCCCCACCGGTCTGGCCGGCACACCCTCGGCCTGGACGGTCTCCGCCTCCACGGGCTCCACCGGCCCCATCAGCCCCTACGACTCCGTCGGAGCGTCCTTCGCGCCACCGGCCACCGTCCCCACCGGCCCGTCCCCGGCCTGGGCGGCGAGCGCGCCGGGCGGGGAGCCGTCGGCCTGGGCGGCGAGTGCGCCGGGTGGGGAGCCGTCGGCCTGGGCGGCGTCCGCACCCGCCGAGGCGGATGCGACGCGGGAGGCCCCTCCGGGCGGGACCCCGCCCGCCGCCCCGTCCCCCGACCGGGAACCCCCGGCACGCAAGGGCCTTCTGCGGCTGTGGGACCACGCGTGGAAGCACCGCAGATCGGTCGAGGACATCTTCGACCGCGACGAGGCCCAGGACGACGAGGGCGAAGGCGATGAGTACACCTACTGACCCCGCTGAGCAGACGCCTTCCCGGCCCGGTGGATCCTCCGCATCCCCCCGGCCGCCGCGGCCGACCCCGCCCGTGTCCATGTCCGACGCCGAGTTCGAGGCCGCCGTCGCCGACGGAC is part of the Actinomyces sp. oral taxon 414 genome and encodes:
- a CDS encoding permease prefix domain 1-containing protein, encoding MDTIDTFLDAMFAPYPSTPRLLEAKGELRAMMEDAYADAVGRGKTHNEAVGQVITDFGNLEELAPVLGILPDIRSARADDAAAAAYTATGTASAGAADPTDPAAAAPLPQDDAPSDYPVVTLPEAQALAEARRRTGRLLGRGVALFVLAPIPLIAAANLTDDNAGAGLGEAISDGLSNGGTGSGPGGQWAVLIGLALTLVLVATGVLTLMRRHQAFAGLEHLTDGKFTRNPIVSAWAARLRVENEGPRSRALMAAVGLWILSAIPTVAGGILSDQPGRSHYPIFGVSLTLALVAAGLLILLPTTWASSTHETLTEEGHWTGGPGQWDRWGRKDADNPLIGAIASIYWPLTLVIFLAWGFLGNGWAICWIVWPISGILFGAIASFISVLSRGRTRH